The Thioalkalivibrio nitratireducens DSM 14787 DNA segment TCCAGCTGAACCTCCGCTTCTGGATGCAGCGGCGCCGGACGGGTCAGCACGTTCACCACCCCGCCAATCGCATCGGATCCGTAGAGGGCGGTTCCCGGCCCACGAAGCACTTCGACGCCCCCGGCCTGCGGCAGGTTGACCTCGTACAGCGCATTGTGGTTGAAAAACCCGGTCGAACGCGTCGGGATCCCGTCCTCGAGAAACAGGTAAACCGGCGCGGTAGTGATGGGCTGCCGGATCGCGGTCATGTGCCCCTCGCCCCCGGTCACGTTGACGTGGACTCCCGGCACACGGCTCATCAGCTCGGATGGATGCGTCGGGCGCGCTTCAGCGATTTCGCTGGCATCGATCACCGAGACCGCGGCCGGGGTTTCCTCCACCGCCTGTGCCTCACGCGTGCCGGTAACGGTAACCTCGTCGAGCCGTTCACCTGCGATCGCCTGGGGAATCCAGGGCACCGTCAGGCCGAGCATGATCCAGCCGGGCCGGATGCGCTTGCAATGGCGTGGCATGAGCAGACATCTCCTTGGAAGTGCGGGGACCGGCCCGTACGCAACCCTTATGCCAGAACCTGAATATCCCCTTGTCTCAATGCCCTGCACTCAGCCGTCCCTGTCGGAATCGGAATTTTCCGGGTGAGATGCCCCAACCGCAGGGGCAGATCACACAGTGGCAGCCGAGCCGGTGCCGCGCAGTTGCCGAGCCGACCGTCGCGGCGCATCGGCAGGCGCCGTTTCCAGGCGAACCATCCCGTTCCAGATCGAACCAGCGTGAAACATCCGGGTTCCTCGCCAGACCACGCCTTCCGGACAGATCTTTTTGTTTTATTTGATGTTTCATGAGTCGCGAGACCTTCCTGGCGTACGCTGGCCTGGCCCTTGCTGCTGTTCCCGGCGGGAACCGAACGCGAGCCACATCGCTGGCTCCCCCGTCCACGACCGAACCAGGAGGAAGAACGATGAATCGACGTTTCAGGTACGCGCTGCTGCCAGCCCTCGCGCTGGTCGTCGTCGGCATCGCCGGCAGTGCCGGCGCCAACGACCTGCGGGGGTCGCTGCTCGCAGGCAACTGCTACGGCTGGCACGGTCCGAACGGTGACAGCCAGGGGGGAATTCCGTCGCTCTCCGGCCTCGATGCCGACCAGATCGCGCAGACGATGCTCGAATTTCGCTCGGGAGCCCGCGAGAGCACGGTAATGCAGCGCCAGGCGCGCGGCTACAGCGAGGACGAAATCGCCTCGATCGCCCAGCACATCGCCCACCACTAACCGCGGAGCCCCGGACATGAATGCCATCAATCGTCGACGCTTTCTTCAACTCTTCGGTGCAGGCGCGGCCACGGCCGCCTCGTCCCTCGCCTACGGCCATGCGATGCACGACAGCGGAAACAAGGCGCATCGTGTCGTCGTGATCGGGGGCGGGTTCGGAGGCAGCACCTGCGCCCGCTACCTGCGCCACTTCGACCCGGATCTCGAGGTCACGCTGATCAACCCGTCCGACACCTACACCACCTGCCCCTTCAGCAACCTCGTGCTGGGAGGGGAACGGGATCTCGCGTCGATCACGCACGACCTCTCCCACCTGGAGCACCACCACGGCGTTCGGCTCGTACAGCGCTGGGTCGAGGCGATCGACCCCGACGGCCATCGTGTGTTGCTCGACGACGGCAGCGCGATCGGTTACGACCGGCTGGTCGTGTCACCGGGAATCGATCTGCGCTGGGACGCGGTCGAGGGCTACGACCAGGCCGCACAGGAGGCGATGCCCCACGCCTGGCGTCCGGGCGAGCAGACCCTGCTGCTGCGCCGCCAGCTCGAGGCGATGTCCGACGGTGGCGTAGTGGTGATCGCACCTCCGGCAAACCCCTTCCGCTGCCCGCCGGGGCCCTACGAGCGGGCATCGCTGATCGCGCACTACCTGAAGCACCACAAGCCCCGGTCCAAGATCCTGATCCTCGACGCGAAGAACGCGTTTGCGAAACAGGGGCTGTTCCAGGCCGGCTGGGAAACGCTTTATCCCGGAATGATCGAGTGGGTACCCGGCATCGAGGGCGGCACCGTGGAACGCGTGGATACCGCCACCCGGGAGGTGTTCACCCCCTCCGGCCGCTACCGCGGCGATGTGGTGAACCTCATCCCGCCACAGCACGCAGGTGCAATCGCGCGCAATACCGGCCTGACCGATGAGAGCGGCTGGTGCCCCGTGAACCAGCAGACGTTCGAGTCACGACAGATCCCGCATATCCATGTGATCGGCGACGCCAGCATCGCGGGCGCAATGCCGAAGGCCGGCTTCGCCGCGAACAGTCAGGCGAAGGTCTGCGCGGCCGCCGTGGTCGCCGCACTGCGCGGCTTCGATCCCGCCGAGCCTTCGTGGTCTTCGACCTGCTACAGCCTCGTCGGCCCGGAATACGGCATCTCGGTCTCCGCAGTCTATCGGTTCGACGGCGGCAGCATCGTGGCCTCCGAGGGTGCCGGGGTCAGCCCCGGGCAGGCGGACGACAACTTCCGCCAGCTGGAGGCCGTTTACGCGCGCGGCTGGTACGACAACATCACCGCCGAGATGTACGGCTAGGAGGTACCCGATGCAACGCGATCTGAAATCCGGCAGCATGCTCGTTGCGCTGGCCGCGGGTCTCGCCGCAGCCGGCGCAGTGCTCGCTCATCCGCCCCACCACCATGGCCATGGCAGCGGCTGGAAAGTTCCGGAGGCGGAGATCCAGCGCGAGAACCCGATCCCCCCCGATGCGCGCTCACTCGACCAAGGCGGGGTGCTGTACGCGGAACACTGCGTGCGCTGCCACGGTGAAACGCTGCGCGGCGACGGACCCGACGCGCACGATCTCGACCCGCCGGTCGCCGATCTGGTCGAGCACGCGCCCCATCACACCGACGGCGATCTCGCCTACCGCGTGCGGATCGGGCGCGGTCCGATGCCAGGTTTCGGGGACGCACTCGACGAGCGTGACATCTGGGATCTGGTGAACTTCATGCGGGACCGAGCCCAGGGTGCGGCGCTTGCCGAAACCGACGGTCATTCCCATGACCACGCTGACGGCGATCACCATCACGGCGATCACCATCACTAGCGATGGACTGCGATCCGGCCCCCCGGGGGACCGGATCGCAGCGATTCCCTCAGGACGAGGCCGGATCCCGCCCGATGTTGTACTGGCGCATCTTGCGCCAGAGCGTTGTCCGGCCGATGCCGAGCGACTTGGCCGCAGCGGTCAGGTTCCATCGGCAGCGCACGATGCTTTCCTCGATGATCTGACGCTCGTGACGCGCCAGGCTGCCATCTGCCGGCGCTGCCTCCTCGTGCACCGCTGCCGGTGCGGACGCGGTGCGCGCAGGCCGCTGGAGGGTCTCGGGAATGTCGGCGACGGTGATCCGGCGCCCCCGGCAGACTGCCGCCGCCCATTCCAGCGCATTCTCCAGTTCGCGCACGTTGCCCGGGTACTCGGCATTGCACAGCGCCGACATGGCCTCGTCATCCACCGTGAACCCATCGCAGCCGTCACCGGCCGGCAGGCGCTCCAGGATGCGCCGCACCAGCACCGGGATATCTTCCCTGCGCTCACGCAGCGGCGGCACCTGAAGCCGCGCGACATTCAGCCGGTAAAACAGATCCTCGCGGAACTCCTCGCGTGCGACCGCTTCTTCCAGATCCGCGTTGGTGGCCGCGATCACGCGCACGTCCACCGCCTGGGTGGTGTTACTACCCACGCGCCGGACCTCGCGATCCTGCAACGCACCCAGCAGCTTCGCCTGCATGTTCGCGGGCAGTGTGCCGATCTCGTCCAGGAACAGCGTGCCGTTGTGGGCCTCCTCGAACAGGCCTCGCCGCGCCTGTGTCGCCCCGGTGAAAGCACCTTTCGCGTGGCCGAACAGTTCGCTTTCCAGCAACGGCTCGGGAAGCGCCGCGCAGTTCACGGACACGAATTGCCCGTCGGACCGTTGGCTGTGATGGTGGATGGCCCGGGCGATGCAGCTCTTTCCGGTCCCGGTCTCGCCGGTAATCAGGATCGTCAGGTGTGTCGGCGCGACCTTGTGGATCCTTGCCAGCACCTCGCGCATCGCAGGGCTCTTCGCGACCAGCGCACCCAGCCCGATGCCGCCGCTGACCTCGGTCCGGAGCTGCGCCACCTCGCTGCGCAGCGAGCGCCCGTCGAGCGCCTTGCGCACCTTCAGCAGGATCTCGTCGTTCCTCGCCGGCTTGGTGATGTAGTCCGTTGCACCGAGCTTCATCGCCTCGACCGCGGTGTCGATACTCCCGTACGCGGTCATCACGAGAACCTCCGTCTCGGGCACCCGCCGCTTGATCTCGCGCACCACGTCCAGACCCGACATACCCTCCATGCGCAGATCCGTCAGCACGAGGTCGGCGGGCTGTTCGTCGAATCGCGCGACCGCCTCCTCGCCGCTCTGCGCGAGGCTCACGTCGAAACCCTCCTTCGAGAGCAGGAACTCCAATGTGCGCCGAAGACCCCGCTCATCGTCCACGATCAGTACCCTTGCCGTCATCGCTCCACTCCGTTCGGTGTTTCGGGGCCGCCGGTCAATGGCAGGCAGACTGCCACCCGTGTCCCCTTTCCGGGTTCACTCTCCAG contains these protein-coding regions:
- a CDS encoding c-type cytochrome → MNRRFRYALLPALALVVVGIAGSAGANDLRGSLLAGNCYGWHGPNGDSQGGIPSLSGLDADQIAQTMLEFRSGARESTVMQRQARGYSEDEIASIAQHIAHH
- a CDS encoding NAD(P)/FAD-dependent oxidoreductase, whose translation is MNAINRRRFLQLFGAGAATAASSLAYGHAMHDSGNKAHRVVVIGGGFGGSTCARYLRHFDPDLEVTLINPSDTYTTCPFSNLVLGGERDLASITHDLSHLEHHHGVRLVQRWVEAIDPDGHRVLLDDGSAIGYDRLVVSPGIDLRWDAVEGYDQAAQEAMPHAWRPGEQTLLLRRQLEAMSDGGVVVIAPPANPFRCPPGPYERASLIAHYLKHHKPRSKILILDAKNAFAKQGLFQAGWETLYPGMIEWVPGIEGGTVERVDTATREVFTPSGRYRGDVVNLIPPQHAGAIARNTGLTDESGWCPVNQQTFESRQIPHIHVIGDASIAGAMPKAGFAANSQAKVCAAAVVAALRGFDPAEPSWSSTCYSLVGPEYGISVSAVYRFDGGSIVASEGAGVSPGQADDNFRQLEAVYARGWYDNITAEMYG
- a CDS encoding c-type cytochrome yields the protein MQRDLKSGSMLVALAAGLAAAGAVLAHPPHHHGHGSGWKVPEAEIQRENPIPPDARSLDQGGVLYAEHCVRCHGETLRGDGPDAHDLDPPVADLVEHAPHHTDGDLAYRVRIGRGPMPGFGDALDERDIWDLVNFMRDRAQGAALAETDGHSHDHADGDHHHGDHHH
- a CDS encoding sigma-54-dependent transcriptional regulator; translation: MTARVLIVDDERGLRRTLEFLLSKEGFDVSLAQSGEEAVARFDEQPADLVLTDLRMEGMSGLDVVREIKRRVPETEVLVMTAYGSIDTAVEAMKLGATDYITKPARNDEILLKVRKALDGRSLRSEVAQLRTEVSGGIGLGALVAKSPAMREVLARIHKVAPTHLTILITGETGTGKSCIARAIHHHSQRSDGQFVSVNCAALPEPLLESELFGHAKGAFTGATQARRGLFEEAHNGTLFLDEIGTLPANMQAKLLGALQDREVRRVGSNTTQAVDVRVIAATNADLEEAVAREEFREDLFYRLNVARLQVPPLRERREDIPVLVRRILERLPAGDGCDGFTVDDEAMSALCNAEYPGNVRELENALEWAAAVCRGRRITVADIPETLQRPARTASAPAAVHEEAAPADGSLARHERQIIEESIVRCRWNLTAAAKSLGIGRTTLWRKMRQYNIGRDPASS